A single window of Sphingobacteriales bacterium DNA harbors:
- a CDS encoding DUF4407 domain-containing protein, with translation MSKTSKSKSKSFEKKYSKIQYFFWLLSGAEISILKDCPTDYNRQAGIGFTIFMTTLLAFFSGSYAGYYFGESYVTSVVFGIIWASLIFSIDRSMVVTLKKDPTKKEQNFWIPFLSRAVLAILIAFIISIPLELLIFRDSIDIHKNKFKQDKTLNIIYGQSTIEDIDGKKEISSNLEGNINELNNLLSKGEPQNDVEYDNLKREFKNSESQYISYKNKYNNLNSQAINEYNNGNMERYYQISNQRSIAKNNMANYGNKNYFPKKRELEVYIKNWVEERKKELVDLGEEKKKINDKIKKGTDKVESAGSKIDSILSKHDNSFVFNFMVLEDLAKTHRKVLKPVVKKNIDSLSNKNTTDSLSVTVASNNQPSEIQPSKLEWVSEYDSEGATILFLLWLIRILFFTIEILPTIAKIATPIGAYDRAIYRKEKDLEMELDEKTSEYLLHQQKLREIEFEAEQKQLKDRVKIENELHKELITEIASVQNEVARKKIDDFKNKHL, from the coding sequence ATTCAAAAATTCAATACTTTTTTTGGTTATTATCTGGAGCTGAAATTAGTATATTAAAAGATTGTCCAACAGATTACAATAGACAAGCTGGTATAGGTTTTACTATATTTATGACCACTTTATTAGCTTTTTTTTCAGGAAGTTATGCAGGTTATTACTTTGGCGAAAGTTATGTTACATCAGTAGTTTTTGGGATTATTTGGGCTTCATTGATATTTAGTATTGATAGAAGTATGGTTGTAACTTTAAAAAAAGACCCAACTAAAAAAGAACAAAATTTTTGGATTCCTTTTTTATCAAGAGCAGTTTTAGCTATACTTATTGCATTTATCATTTCAATACCTTTAGAATTACTCATATTTAGAGATAGTATTGATATTCACAAAAATAAATTTAAGCAAGACAAAACTTTGAATATTATTTATGGACAAAGTACTATTGAAGATATTGACGGTAAAAAAGAAATATCGAGTAATTTAGAAGGAAATATTAATGAATTAAACAATTTATTATCCAAAGGTGAGCCTCAAAATGATGTAGAATATGATAACCTTAAAAGAGAATTTAAGAATTCAGAAAGTCAATATATTTCATACAAAAACAAATACAATAATCTAAACTCTCAAGCCATAAACGAATATAATAATGGAAATATGGAGAGATATTACCAAATTTCTAATCAGAGAAGTATTGCTAAAAATAATATGGCAAATTATGGTAATAAAAATTATTTCCCTAAAAAAAGAGAGTTAGAAGTTTATATAAAAAACTGGGTAGAAGAAAGAAAAAAAGAACTTGTTGATTTAGGAGAAGAAAAGAAAAAGATAAATGACAAAATTAAAAAAGGAACTGACAAAGTAGAAAGTGCAGGTTCTAAAATAGATTCAATTCTTTCAAAACACGATAATAGTTTTGTGTTTAATTTTATGGTATTAGAAGATTTAGCAAAAACACATCGTAAAGTATTAAAACCTGTTGTAAAGAAAAATATTGATTCATTATCAAATAAAAATACAACAGATAGTTTATCAGTAACTGTAGCATCAAATAATCAACCATCAGAAATTCAACCATCAAAATTAGAATGGGTTAGCGAATATGATTCTGAAGGTGCAACTATTTTATTTTTACTTTGGCTCATTAGAATTTTATTTTTTACCATTGAAATTCTTCCAACTATTGCAAAAATTGCTACTCCAATTGGTGCTTACGACAGAGCAATATACAGAAAAGAGAAGGATTTAGAAATGGAACTTGACGAAAAAACATCAGAGTATTTATTACATCAACAAAAATTAAGGGAAATTGAATTTGAAGCAGAGCAAAAACAACTTAAAGACAGAGTGAAAATAGAAAATGAACTTCATAAAGAACTTATTACAGAGATTGCTTCTGTTCAAAATGAAGTAGCAAGAAAAAAAATAGATGACTTTAAAAATAAACATTTGTAA
- a CDS encoding DUF4236 domain-containing protein → MAFRWRKSFNLGPIRTTLSKKGVGSSFGFLGFRFGVSPDGRKYWSFGIPNTGLYYIKYY, encoded by the coding sequence ATGGCATTTAGATGGCGTAAATCTTTTAATTTAGGACCAATTAGAACCACATTATCTAAAAAAGGAGTTGGGTCAAGTTTTGGTTTTTTAGGTTTTCGTTTTGGTGTTAGTCCAGACGGTAGAAAGTATTGGAGTTTTGGCATTCCGAATACAGGTTTATATTACATTAAATATTATTGA
- a CDS encoding SAM-dependent DNA methyltransferase has translation MFTNQREVNAMLDLVKHETERIDSRFLEPACGNGNFLAEVLRRKLAVVDSRYSKSQVEWERYSVIAVSSIYGVDILEDNAQECRDRLLGIYTDWYSKVFKQVKNECIRSVRFLLSRNILWGDALDFTNPETKQPIVFSEWSAVNGSMLKRRDYMFKFLVEKTHQFSMFNDEGNAAAIDEPVKDFPLIHFLKLGEDDSNEL, from the coding sequence GTGTTTACTAACCAACGTGAAGTAAACGCTATGCTCGATTTGGTGAAACACGAAACAGAACGCATTGACTCCCGATTTTTAGAACCTGCTTGCGGAAACGGCAACTTTTTAGCAGAAGTTTTGAGACGAAAATTAGCAGTTGTTGACAGCCGATACAGCAAAAGTCAAGTGGAGTGGGAACGCTATTCTGTGATTGCTGTATCGAGCATTTACGGAGTGGACATTTTGGAAGACAACGCCCAAGAATGCCGAGACCGTTTGCTTGGAATTTATACCGATTGGTATTCTAAAGTATTCAAGCAAGTAAAAAATGAGTGTATTCGTTCTGTTCGATTTTTATTGAGCAGAAACATACTTTGGGGCGATGCATTGGACTTTACCAATCCCGAAACCAAACAACCCATTGTGTTTTCTGAATGGAGTGCCGTAAACGGCTCTATGCTGAAACGCAGAGATTATATGTTCAAATTTCTAGTTGAGAAAACTCACCAGTTTTCAATGTTCAATGACGAAGGCAACGCAGCAGCCATTGACGAACCTGTAAAGGATTTTCCGCTTATTCATTTTTTAAAACTTGGCGAAGATGATTCAAACGAATTATAA
- a CDS encoding DUF1399 domain-containing protein — protein sequence MNQELWNKILAFDFDNPPSEYGFSTRLANENFWTKEFTDQAILEYKKFMYLAATSDFMVSPSEIIDNVWHQHLIFTQSYQDFCNIIGKQIQHIPSTHNREEFEKFKQAKERTIKFYERDFGKQPKNIWTCNDMFESLNLEKAKFKLRTFIIIGILAFISLTVPAYFLLKPIYVQIDNPYFIFAFIALTVATLLTLEFYNKTKLKNIVLRFDETSFTYNLQPFELVYLKTQKLGNVINGTVNELVDNGTIKVNEDNTIELAKSNATINNFQLQVTSVLTELGTTYYPNLLRKLATKPIFWNIPNSMDAFRKYFNKSKKFGILFYTNFAILTLLVLLSFTRIVTGILRDKPVSQIVIATIVLVIITVVFLQRLTKQISTTIIPDLYKNDILPTRQIENNWQWTYFLLGTAVLTT from the coding sequence ATGAACCAAGAACTTTGGAATAAAATATTAGCCTTTGATTTTGACAATCCACCAAGCGAGTATGGATTTTCAACAAGACTTGCCAACGAAAACTTTTGGACAAAGGAGTTTACAGACCAAGCGATTTTGGAATACAAAAAGTTTATGTATTTGGCTGCAACTTCTGACTTTATGGTTTCGCCATCTGAAATTATTGACAATGTTTGGCATCAACACCTAATTTTCACCCAATCTTACCAAGACTTTTGCAACATTATTGGTAAACAAATACAACATATTCCTTCAACTCATAACAGAGAAGAATTTGAAAAATTTAAGCAAGCAAAAGAACGAACTATAAAATTCTATGAAAGAGATTTTGGCAAACAACCTAAAAATATTTGGACTTGCAACGATATGTTTGAAAGCCTAAATCTTGAAAAAGCAAAATTTAAATTAAGAACATTCATAATCATTGGAATACTCGCCTTTATTAGCCTAACTGTTCCTGCGTATTTTCTTTTGAAACCAATTTATGTTCAAATTGACAATCCATATTTTATTTTTGCTTTTATTGCATTGACGGTTGCAACTTTATTGACACTTGAATTTTACAACAAAACAAAACTAAAAAATATCGTTTTACGTTTTGACGAAACATCTTTTACTTACAATCTTCAACCTTTTGAACTCGTTTATTTAAAGACACAAAAACTTGGCAATGTTATTAATGGAACAGTAAATGAATTGGTGGACAATGGAACAATTAAAGTTAACGAAGACAATACTATCGAACTTGCGAAAAGTAATGCGACAATTAATAATTTTCAACTTCAAGTAACTTCTGTATTGACAGAATTAGGAACAACTTACTATCCTAATCTTTTGAGAAAGTTAGCGACAAAGCCAATATTTTGGAACATTCCAAACAGTATGGACGCATTTAGAAAATATTTCAACAAGTCCAAGAAATTTGGTATCCTATTCTATACAAACTTTGCAATATTGACTTTACTTGTTTTGCTTTCATTTACAAGAATTGTGACAGGAATTTTAAGAGATAAGCCAGTTTCTCAAATTGTAATTGCGACAATTGTTTTAGTAATTATTACAGTAGTTTTTTTACAACGACTGACAAAGCAAATTTCAACAACAATAATTCCTGACTTATACAAAAACGACATTTTACCTACAAGACAAATTGAAAATAATTGGCAGTGGACTTATTTTTTATTAGGTACAGCAGTTTTGACAACTTAA
- a CDS encoding AbrB/MazE/SpoVT family DNA-binding domain-containing protein, with protein sequence MEVQVINIGNSKGIRLSKSILEQYNISDTLELILEKGRIILKPKSVPRKGWEKSFKLMHANGDDKLLIDDIFEDETFEEWK encoded by the coding sequence ATGGAAGTTCAAGTAATCAATATCGGAAACTCAAAAGGCATCAGGTTGTCAAAATCAATTTTAGAGCAGTATAACATTAGCGATACACTTGAATTGATTTTGGAAAAAGGTAGAATTATCCTGAAACCAAAATCAGTACCACGAAAAGGTTGGGAAAAGTCGTTCAAGCTTATGCACGCAAACGGAGACGACAAATTGCTAATTGACGACATTTTTGAAGACGAAACTTTCGAAGAATGGAAATAA
- a CDS encoding type II toxin-antitoxin system PemK/MazF family toxin, which produces MEIKQYELVLVNLDPTIGSEMKKTRPCVVISPNEMNKYLQTIVVAPLTSSSKPYPTRVEIKQTKTKGWVVLDQIRTVDRTRVIKKLGNLTTTEIEAVKTVITETYVE; this is translated from the coding sequence ATGGAAATAAAGCAATACGAATTGGTTTTGGTAAATCTTGACCCAACCATAGGAAGCGAAATGAAAAAAACTCGTCCTTGTGTTGTTATTTCGCCAAACGAGATGAACAAATATCTTCAAACGATAGTCGTTGCACCGCTTACAAGCAGTTCAAAGCCATATCCGACAAGAGTTGAAATTAAACAAACCAAAACAAAAGGTTGGGTAGTTTTAGACCAAATCAGAACGGTGGACAGAACAAGAGTTATCAAAAAGTTAGGCAACCTTACGACAACAGAAATTGAAGCTGTAAAAACCGTGATAACGGAAACTTATGTTGAATAA
- a CDS encoding helix-turn-helix transcriptional regulator — protein MVKDKFKTVSLDTMIDKHIGKRGTEKREAFENELRIDLLGQAIKEARKERNLTQEELGELVGVQKAQISKIENSVKNARFETIMKVFEALGAKVNFNVELNNRKLAY, from the coding sequence ATGGTAAAAGATAAATTTAAAACCGTTTCGCTTGATACAATGATTGACAAACATATTGGAAAGCGAGGAACAGAAAAGCGTGAAGCCTTTGAAAATGAATTAAGAATTGATTTATTAGGACAGGCAATAAAAGAAGCAAGAAAAGAACGTAACCTAACACAAGAAGAATTGGGCGAACTTGTAGGTGTTCAAAAAGCTCAAATTTCAAAAATTGAAAACAGTGTTAAAAATGCACGATTCGAAACTATTATGAAAGTTTTTGAAGCTTTGGGAGCGAAAGTGAATTTTAACGTGGAACTGAATAACAGAAAACTTGCGTACTAA
- a CDS encoding Dyp-type peroxidase: MQTNSQDVLSTPNNNTIFMVWNFKNGVDCIDTFKSICALVINLNNTANTRFPDKATSVVLGIGFDAWKKLDLSKPLPKEFVKFEAIEGTKHTAVSTPGDLHFHIRSEIKSYCIDIAQNIADALNNVADCIEEIHGFKYWDGRSILGFVDGTENPRGEDRTFFGIIGDEDKTYKGGSYLFVQKYKHDMNAWKALPVQAQENVIGRTKADDIEMDDDTKPSNSHAALANVGDDLKIVRNNLPFGSIANNNMGTYFIAYASKFSTIKLMLENMYLGNPKGNYDRILDFSTAETGTLFFVPTINMLKQFSE; encoded by the coding sequence ATGCAAACAAATTCTCAAGATGTATTGAGTACGCCCAATAACAATACAATTTTTATGGTATGGAATTTTAAAAATGGTGTAGATTGTATTGATACTTTTAAATCTATTTGTGCTTTAGTAATTAATTTGAATAATACAGCGAATACTCGTTTTCCTGACAAAGCAACTAGTGTTGTTTTGGGTATTGGTTTTGATGCATGGAAAAAATTAGATTTGTCCAAACCATTGCCAAAAGAGTTTGTAAAATTTGAGGCAATTGAAGGCACGAAACATACTGCGGTTTCTACACCTGGTGATTTGCATTTCCATATTAGGTCTGAGATAAAAAGTTATTGTATAGATATTGCTCAAAATATTGCTGATGCATTAAATAATGTTGCAGATTGTATAGAAGAAATACATGGTTTTAAATATTGGGATGGCAGAAGTATCTTAGGTTTTGTTGATGGCACCGAAAATCCGAGAGGCGAAGACAGAACATTCTTTGGCATAATTGGCGATGAAGATAAGACATACAAAGGTGGTAGCTATTTGTTTGTTCAGAAATACAAACATGATATGAATGCTTGGAAAGCTCTTCCAGTACAAGCGCAAGAGAATGTAATAGGTAGAACAAAGGCAGATGATATTGAAATGGATGATGATACTAAGCCAAGCAACTCGCATGCTGCATTAGCGAATGTGGGCGATGATTTAAAAATTGTACGTAATAACTTGCCTTTCGGAAGTATTGCAAACAACAACATGGGTACTTATTTTATTGCCTATGCAAGTAAATTTAGTACAATAAAACTAATGTTGGAAAATATGTATCTTGGAAATCCAAAAGGAAACTACGATAGAATCTTAGATTTTAGTACAGCCGAAACTGGCACGTTATTTTTTGTACCAACAATAAATATGCTAAAACAATTTTCTGAATAG
- a CDS encoding MBL fold metallo-hydrolase, whose product MKRIFYYIFIIIFIIISLALLKYLTIGKSIKKYNIDEYFASNNNKHDSVQITFLGTSCFIFEYQNKKLITDPFFSNPEFLKGCFANTTYPSLAMYLDKSVYNNPDMIVISHGHYDHCLDIENFLSSDKQTTIVAEKHITNEIASVQKKFNVSFDTDMSEIFRYSADSTFRVLPIESTHSPHFAKVTLFKGEYNKPLEQFPDRLYKWKLHTCHSYLIDILDNNKIVCRALFVCGSLNNNSIATIKNLCANHPADLLLGIYWKDKICSKTLANAYHASKPEHVILHHWNNFFKATNKGVEVLRTASIEKSIKNQHELGIPSTIMLPMSSIIF is encoded by the coding sequence ATGAAACGAATATTTTACTATATATTTATAATAATATTTATTATAATAAGTCTAGCATTATTAAAGTATCTAACAATTGGGAAATCAATAAAAAAATATAATATTGATGAATATTTTGCAAGTAATAACAACAAGCATGATAGTGTACAAATTACATTTTTAGGTACATCTTGTTTTATATTTGAATATCAAAATAAAAAACTAATCACTGATCCGTTTTTTAGTAATCCTGAGTTTTTAAAAGGCTGTTTTGCAAATACTACTTATCCATCATTAGCTATGTATTTAGACAAATCAGTTTATAATAATCCTGATATGATTGTAATATCGCATGGACATTATGACCATTGTTTAGATATAGAAAATTTTCTATCATCAGATAAACAGACAACAATAGTTGCTGAAAAGCATATTACAAATGAGATAGCATCGGTACAAAAAAAGTTTAATGTAAGTTTTGATACTGACATGAGCGAAATTTTTAGATATAGTGCTGATAGTACATTTAGAGTATTGCCAATAGAAAGTACACATAGTCCACATTTTGCAAAAGTTACTCTGTTTAAAGGAGAATATAATAAACCTTTAGAACAATTTCCAGATAGATTGTATAAATGGAAACTACATACTTGTCACTCTTATTTAATTGATATTTTAGATAATAATAAAATAGTTTGTAGAGCATTATTTGTATGTGGTAGTTTAAATAACAATAGTATTGCTACAATAAAAAATTTATGTGCCAATCATCCAGCTGATTTACTTTTAGGTATTTATTGGAAAGATAAAATTTGTAGTAAAACTTTAGCCAATGCATATCATGCTTCAAAGCCTGAGCATGTAATTTTACATCATTGGAATAATTTTTTTAAAGCAACAAATAAAGGCGTAGAAGTGTTGCGCACAGCATCTATAGAAAAATCAATTAAAAATCAACATGAATTGGGAATACCATCTACGATAATGCTGCCTATGAGTAGTATTATTTTTTAG
- a CDS encoding glycosyltransferase family 2 protein has protein sequence MEISVVVPVHNEEGNIIPLHQELCDVLRNIEVEFEIVFVNDGSTDQSINIIKELATQHSYIKYLDFSKNFGHQLSVFAGLEYATGNYIVIIDADLQDPPALIKNLYHKIKEGYDVVYAQRTYRKDETWLKLFTAKSFYRFINQMSDVYIPVDTGDYRIITQQIRDVICSMPEHNKFLRGQIAWAGFKQTGVPYERMGRHSGSTNYSYAKMFQFAYDGIVSFSNTPLRLATYLGFAVSLFAFVIIIYTLYQKYANQNTIQGWSSIMLSVLFLGGIQLICIGIIGEYIARILDNVKNRPQYIVKESNIEKPKK, from the coding sequence ATGGAGATTTCTGTTGTAGTTCCAGTACACAACGAAGAAGGCAATATTATTCCTTTGCATCAAGAATTATGTGATGTATTAAGAAATATTGAGGTAGAATTTGAAATAGTATTTGTTAATGATGGCAGCACAGACCAATCAATTAATATTATAAAAGAATTAGCAACACAACATTCATATATAAAATATCTAGATTTTAGTAAGAATTTTGGACACCAACTTTCTGTTTTCGCTGGTTTAGAATATGCTACAGGAAATTATATTGTCATTATAGATGCAGATTTACAAGATCCACCAGCATTAATCAAAAATTTATATCATAAAATAAAGGAAGGCTACGACGTAGTGTACGCACAACGAACATATAGAAAAGATGAAACTTGGTTGAAATTATTTACAGCAAAATCATTCTATAGATTCATCAATCAGATGTCTGATGTGTACATTCCAGTTGATACAGGCGATTATAGAATTATTACACAACAAATAAGAGATGTAATATGTAGTATGCCTGAACATAATAAATTTTTGAGAGGACAAATTGCTTGGGCAGGATTCAAACAAACAGGTGTTCCATACGAAAGAATGGGAAGGCATAGTGGTTCTACCAATTATTCATATGCAAAGATGTTTCAATTTGCATACGATGGCATTGTTTCATTTTCCAACACACCATTACGTTTGGCGACTTACTTAGGATTTGCAGTTTCTTTGTTTGCTTTTGTAATAATAATATATACATTGTACCAAAAATATGCAAATCAAAATACGATACAAGGTTGGTCGTCCATCATGTTGAGTGTTTTGTTTTTAGGTGGCATTCAGCTAATTTGTATTGGAATTATTGGTGAATACATTGCACGTATTTTAGATAATGTAAAAAATAGACCACAGTATATTGTTAAAGAAAGCAATATCGAAAAGCCTAAAAAATAA
- a CDS encoding TonB-dependent receptor: protein MKKIQYTLLLFFIFNIAQAQNGIIQGRVYDEINNEPIIGANIVIQNSEYGAVSDINGDYVIENINHGFYNIAVSYIGYKTEIKVEIEVSNAKPVTVNFALVEDKTLIDSVVIIANPFERKSETPLSLSSIGINEIQRNPGGNRDISRTIKNLPGVASGFGFRNDLLVRGGAPNENRFYLDDIEIPTINHFQTQGASGGSNGLLNVDFINNADFYTGAFPANRGNAMSSVLQLTQKEGRKDRVGFTFTLGASEAGITLEGPLSNKKKTTFLLNSRYSYLQGLFKVFGLPFLPTYSDVQFKVNHKFNNKNDLTILGVGAFDKLRLNLKENETQEQRYLLRVIPLQNQWNYTIGLRYRYFLENSYMVFVASRSMFSNNIYKFKNNNDIDGKIYDLNSTEAENKFRFEHTIRKKGYKINYGINYELAKYTTTTENTFAIQDSIFNSKYSSKLFLNKYGFFVQVSKSFVDEKLSLSLGVRADGNAYNKNMANLFNQFSPRFSASYAFNSIFSIAYNVGLYYQLPSYTTLGYRDNNNVLVNQPNLKYIRNLQNVLGVAATLKSNTKISLEGFYKLYSNYPMLTNKGISLANLGGDFGWVGDEPATSTSKGKTYGLEFAVQQKLWKGVFGILSYTWYRSFFTNNANQYISSSWDSRHVLSLTAGYKFKRNWEIGIRWSIQGGLPYTPYDTTNIALKTVWDATNGNPLLDYNRLNTERTKAIHGMNLRVDKKWFFKKWNLNLYLDIQNLYASKQPSPPNLDVVRDANDNPISDPNDANKYQIIYLNNNSGNIIPSIGIVVEF from the coding sequence ATGAAAAAAATTCAATACACATTATTATTATTTTTTATTTTCAATATAGCACAAGCACAGAATGGAATTATACAAGGAAGAGTTTATGATGAAATCAATAATGAACCAATAATTGGGGCAAATATTGTAATACAAAATTCTGAATATGGTGCAGTTTCTGATATTAATGGAGATTATGTAATTGAAAATATAAACCATGGTTTTTACAATATTGCAGTAAGCTATATTGGATATAAAACAGAAATAAAAGTAGAAATTGAAGTCAGCAATGCCAAACCTGTAACTGTAAATTTTGCATTGGTAGAAGATAAAACATTAATAGATTCTGTTGTAATCATTGCAAATCCTTTTGAGCGAAAATCAGAAACACCACTTTCTCTCTCAAGCATTGGAATCAATGAAATACAACGCAACCCAGGTGGGAATAGAGATATTTCTAGAACAATTAAAAATTTGCCTGGAGTTGCTTCTGGATTTGGGTTTAGAAATGATTTATTGGTACGTGGTGGTGCGCCCAATGAAAATAGATTTTATTTAGATGATATTGAAATACCAACCATTAACCATTTTCAAACTCAAGGTGCAAGTGGTGGAAGCAATGGATTGCTTAATGTAGATTTTATTAACAATGCAGACTTTTATACTGGAGCATTTCCAGCAAACAGAGGCAATGCAATGAGTTCTGTATTACAACTTACACAAAAAGAAGGTAGAAAAGATAGAGTTGGATTTACATTTACTTTAGGTGCTAGCGAAGCCGGCATTACACTTGAAGGTCCATTGAGCAATAAGAAAAAAACAACCTTTTTATTAAACAGTAGATATTCTTACTTACAAGGTTTATTTAAAGTATTTGGTTTGCCATTTTTACCCACATATTCTGATGTACAATTTAAGGTGAATCATAAATTTAATAATAAAAATGATTTGACAATTTTGGGTGTAGGTGCATTTGATAAATTGAGATTAAATTTAAAAGAAAACGAAACACAAGAACAAAGATATTTACTAAGAGTAATTCCTTTACAAAATCAATGGAACTACACTATTGGTTTACGTTATAGATATTTTTTAGAAAACAGCTATATGGTTTTTGTTGCAAGCAGAAGTATGTTTAGCAACAACATTTATAAATTTAAAAATAACAATGATATTGATGGTAAAATATATGACCTAAACTCAACTGAAGCAGAAAATAAATTTAGATTTGAGCATACTATCAGAAAAAAAGGATACAAAATAAATTACGGAATCAATTATGAGTTAGCAAAGTATACAACTACAACAGAAAATACTTTTGCCATACAAGATTCTATTTTTAATAGTAAATATAGCTCAAAACTATTTTTGAATAAATATGGATTTTTTGTACAAGTAAGTAAAAGTTTTGTAGATGAAAAACTTTCATTATCTCTTGGCGTCCGTGCTGATGGTAATGCTTACAATAAAAATATGGCTAATTTATTCAATCAATTTTCTCCAAGATTTTCTGCATCATATGCATTCAATAGTATATTTAGCATAGCCTACAATGTAGGTTTATACTACCAACTACCAAGCTACACAACATTAGGTTACAGAGACAATAATAATGTATTAGTCAATCAACCAAATTTAAAATACATCAGAAATTTACAAAATGTATTAGGAGTTGCAGCCACCTTAAAATCAAATACAAAAATATCATTGGAAGGATTTTATAAATTATATTCTAATTATCCGATGCTAACAAACAAAGGAATTTCTTTGGCAAACTTAGGTGGTGATTTTGGTTGGGTAGGCGACGAACCAGCTACATCAACATCAAAAGGAAAAACGTATGGTCTTGAGTTTGCTGTGCAACAAAAATTATGGAAAGGTGTATTCGGAATTTTATCTTATACATGGTATAGAAGCTTTTTCACAAACAATGCCAATCAATATATTTCAAGTAGCTGGGACAGCAGACATGTGCTTAGTTTAACAGCAGGTTACAAATTTAAACGAAACTGGGAAATTGGAATTCGATGGTCAATACAAGGTGGCTTGCCATACACACCATACGACACAACTAATATTGCACTAAAAACAGTTTGGGATGCAACAAATGGCAATCCATTATTAGATTATAATAGATTAAATACCGAACGTACCAAAGCTATACATGGAATGAATTTGAGAGTTGATAAAAAATGGTTCTTTAAGAAATGGAATCTAAATTTATATTTAGATATACAAAATTTATATGCAAGCAAGCAACCTAGTCCACCAAATTTAGATGTAGTTAGAGATGCGAATGACAATCCTATTTCTGATCCAAATGATGCTAACAAATATCAAATAATATACTTAAATAATAACAGTGGCAACATCATTCCATCAATTGGAATAGTTGTTGAATTTTAG